TACCCATCTTAGAAAGTCCTGCTTTAATTTGCATTAATAGAAGTTCTCCAACTCCTCTTACCCTTCTGTTTGATAGGTTATCTATATCATCTGTATGTCCTACTCCACCATTTAATCCGATTACGTATTTAATAGTAGCTAATACATCTTCCTTAGTTAGTAAAATCTCTTCGTCAGAAATTTCTAACTTTAATCTTTTATTCATCTTGTATCTTCCAACTGGCTCAAGATCATATCTTTGAGGGTTGAAGAACATCTGTTTAATTAAAGATCTAGCAGAATCAATAGTTACTAAATCTCCAGGTCTTAATTTCTTAAATACCTCAGTAACTGCTTCTTCCTTGCTCTCAGATGTATCGTTTAGAACTGTATTTGCAAGTAATTTATCCTCTGGTTTTACTTCCCAATATACAACTGATGAAACTTTATAGTCGATTAATTTTAAAATAAACGCTTCGTCAATTAACTGAGCAGTTTCTCCTAAAACCTCTCCTGTTTCCTCATCGTATATATCTTCTTTTACAAAGCTTCCTTCGAACTTAGTTCTTAATACGCTTAGTAACTCTTCTTTGTTTTTATATCTTTCATAGAATTTAGTTAAATCTAACTCTTTAACTTCTAAGAATTCATTCATGATCTCTTCATTAGTTTCAAAGAAATCAACAGCCTTTAAGAATACAGTAGCAAGTACTTTTTTCTTTCTATCAATTTTTACGCTTAAGAAATCGTTTTTATCTGTTTCAAACTCTAACCAAGTTCCCTTGTAAGGAATGATTTTTCCTGAGAATAAATCTTTTCCTGTTTGAATGTTAACTTCCTTATTGAAAGAAACACCTGGTGATCTGTGTAACTGTGATACAACTACTCTTTCTGCACCGTTTATAATAAACGTTCCTCTGTCTGTCATCATTGGAACTTCTCCGAAGTATACTAATGATTCCTGTATTTCATTTCCACTTTTCTTGTTGATAAGTCTTAATCTTACCTTTAAAGAAGCTGAATAAGTTTTACCTCTTTTTTTACACTCTAACTCATCATTAAGTGGAGCTTCAGCTTCATGTAGCTCATAAGAAACATACTCTAATTTTATATCTCCATTCGAAGATTCAATAGGGAATATTTCTCTAAAAGCCGATTCTAGCCCCTTATCTTTTCTATTAAGTGGAGCTTCCTTAGCCTGTAGAAAATCTTCATAGGAATCAAGCTGGAATTCTAGGAAATGAGGCATAGTTCCTCTTTCTTCGATTCTTCCGAAATTCAATCTTTCAACGAGTTTCCCCATCAATTCACACCCCTTATAATTCTTTAATGGTCAATACCTAACCTTTTGAAAATAAAAGGCAAAATTATTTTCAAAAGACTAAGTATTAACTTGAATTTTTTAATTTAATTTTATAATGAGTAAAAAGGCACTCTAGTTTCAGAGTGCCTATTTTTTTTAATTTTAGTAATATCAAAGTTCGTTATAATAACTTATTGTTATTATTTAACTTCTACTGTAGCTCCAAGCTCAGTTAATTTAGCTTTCATAGCTTCTGCTTCGTCTTTAGCGATAGCTTCTTTTAAGTTTCCACCGTTATCAACTAATTCTTTAGCTTCTTTTAATCCTAATCCAGTGATTGCTCTTACTTCTTTGATTACAGCTATTTTGTTAGCTCCTCCTGAAGT
The DNA window shown above is from Cetobacterium ceti and carries:
- the rplL gene encoding 50S ribosomal protein L7/L12, producing the protein MAFNKEQFIADLEAMSVLELKELVEALEEHFGVTAAAPVAVAAEGGAAAAEEKTEFDVVLTSGGANKIAVIKEVRAITGLGLKEAKELVDNGGNLKEAIAKDEAEAMKAKLTELGATVEVK